A stretch of Lactuca sativa cultivar Salinas chromosome 6, Lsat_Salinas_v11, whole genome shotgun sequence DNA encodes these proteins:
- the LOC111899315 gene encoding laccase-17 translates to MGGLVGFLLALVAITSLLPAYAVGGTTRSYEFNIKLQNVTRLCHTRSMVTVNGKFPGPRIVAREGDRLLIKVTNHVSNNITIHWHGIRQLRSGWADGPSYITQCPIQTGQSYVYNYTVVGQRGTLFWHAHISWLRASVYGPLIILPKLHVPYPFVKPYKEVPIIFGEWFNTDPEAIIAQATQTGGGPNVSDAYTFNGLPGPFYNCSAKDTFKLKVKPNKTYLLRLINAALNDELFFSIANHTLRVVEADAIYVKPFDTETLVIAPGQTTNVLLKTQSTFPGANFLISARPYVTGQGTFDNSTVAGILEYESSIPMKNLPLFKPTLPSLNDTSFVTKFSNRLRSLASAQFPANVPQKVDKHLFFTIGLGTTPCAKNKTCQGPNGTRFAASINNVSFVQPSVALLQSHFFDQSKGVYSPYFPISPLHWFNYTGTPPNNTFVSNGTKVMVLPFNTSVELVMQDTSILGVESHPLHLHGFNFFVVGQGFGNYNPKKDSKNFNLVDPVERNTVGVPSGGWVAIRFIADNPGVWFMHCHLEVHTSWGLKMAWLVLDGKLPNQKLLPPPADLPKC, encoded by the exons aTGGGTGGCTTAGTGGGATTTCTCTTAGCCTTGGTAGCGATAACTTCACTGCTTCCAGCTTACGCTGTTGGTGGCACCACCAGGAGCTATGAGTTTAAC ATTAAGCTGCAAAATGTTACACGACTGTGCCACACAAGGAGCATGGTGACAGTGAACGGGAAATTTCCAGGTCCTCGGATCGTTGCTAGGGAGGGTGATCGCTTGCTTATCAAAGTTACAAATCACGTCTCCAATAATATTACAATCCATTG GCATGGTATTCGACAGCTACGTAGTGGATGGGCCGATGGGCCATCATATATAACACAATGCCCCATACAAACAGGGCAAAGTTACGTGTACAATTACACTGTTGTTGGACAAAGAGGAACGTTGTTTTGGCATGCACATATATCATGGCTACGAGCAAGTGTTTATGGCCCTCTCATCATTCTTCCAAAGCTTCATGTCCCTTACCCTTTTGTCAAACCCTATAAAGAAGTTCCCATCATCTTTG GGGAGTGGTTTAATACTGATCCGGAGGCAATCATTGCTCAAGCAACACAAACTGGTGGGGGTCCGAATGTTTCTGATGCATATACCTTTAATGGGCTTCCTGGACCTTTCTATAACTGCTCTGCTAAAG ATACATTCAAGCTGAAGGTTAAACCCAACAAGACATACCTCCTGCGACTGATCAATGCAGCACTCAATGATGAACTCTTTTTTAGCATAGCAAACCATACCCTGAGAGTCGTTGAAGCTGACGCCATTTATGTAAAACCTTTCGACACTGAAACACTCGTGATAGCCCCTGGTCAAACCACAAACGTCCTCCTTAAGACACAGTCAACGTTCCCTGGTGCCAACTTTCTAATCTCCGCTAGACCATATGTAACAGGTCAAGGAACCTTCGATAATTCCACGGTTGCTGGTATTCTTGAATATGAATCATCCATTCCTATGAAAAACCTCCCACTCTTCAAACCTACATTACCATCTTTAAATGACACTTCTTTCGTgacaaaattttcaaatagaCTCCGAAGCTTGGCAAGTGCTCAATTTCCAGCTAACGTCCCCCAGAAGGTTGACAAACATTTATTTTTCACCATAGGACTTGGGACAACCCCCTGTGCGAAAAACAAAACATGTCAAGGACCTAATGGAACTAGGTTCGCAGCATCTATAAATAACGTGTCATTTGTTCAACCAAGTGTTGCCCTTCTCCAGTCTCACTTTTTTGATCAATCAAAGGGTGTTTATAGTCCTTATTTTCCTATCAGCCCGTTGCATTGGTTTAACTATACAGGGACTCCTCCAAACAATACCTTTGTGAGCAATGGCACGAAAGTGATGGTTCTTCCGTTTAATACTAGTGTGGAGTTAGTCATGCAAGATACAAGCATTCTTGGAGTTGAAAGCCACCCTCTTCATCTCCATGGATTCAATTTCTTTGTGGTAGGTCAAGGGTTTGGGAATTACAACCCTAAGAAGGACTCGAAGAACTTCAATCTAGTGGACCCTGTTGAAAGAAACACAGTAGGCGTACCTTCTGGTGGGTGGGTTGCCATACGATTTATTGCAGACAATCCAG GGGTATGGTTCATGCATTGCCATTTGGAAGTTCATACCAGTTGGGGTTTGAAGATGGCTTGGCTTGTCTTGGATGGAAAACTTCCGAACCAAAAGCTTTTACCTCCACCAGCCGATCTCCCAAAGTGCTGA
- the LOC111899306 gene encoding protein AGENET DOMAIN (AGD)-CONTAINING P1: MTTSEDEQSKVSCNKGRFMKGDLVEVCSDEDGFQGAWFAATVIEQVSSGNLMIQYKSLRNDEDTDFLTEVVDSNHIRPHPGQEAVDHYRELEEVDALYNDGWWVGVISKVIGKQKYEVYFRGTDEEMVFKQSDLRRHQEWISGKWVSSNLVDIFKK; encoded by the exons ATGACAACATCAGAGGATGAACAATCGAAG GTATCTTGCAACAAAGGTAGATTCATGAAAGGGGATTTGGTGGAAGTGTGCAGTGATGAAGATGGTTTCCAAGGTGCATGGTTTGCTGCTACAGTGATTGAACAAGTAAGTTCAGGAAATTTGATGATTCAGTATAAATCATTGAGGAACGATGAAGACACAGATTTTTTGACAGAAGTGGTTGATAGCAACCACATACGTCCTCATCCTGGTCAAGAAGCTGTCGACCATTACCGTGAGCTTGAAGAAGTTGATGCTCTGTACAACGATGGATGGTGGGTGGGTGTGATTTCTAAAGTTATCGGCAAACAGAAATATGAGGTTTACTTCAGGGGAACGGATGAGGAAATGGTGTTTAAACAATCTGATTTGAGGCGACATCAAGAATGGATCTCTGGGAAATGGGTATCTTCTAATTTGGTAGATATTTTCAAGAAGTAG